A genomic segment from Bacillus cereus G9842 encodes:
- the dapG gene encoding aspartate kinase: MKIIVQKFGGTSVRDDNGRKHALHHIKKSLAAGYKVVTVVSAMGRKGEPYATDTLLSLVNQEESTISKREQDLLLSCGELISAIVFSNMLNENGIKAAALNGAQAGFVTNDDFTNAKIIEMNCDRIHEELENVDVIVVTGFQGQTKKGDTTTLGRGGSDTSASALGVALHAEYIDIFTDVEGVMTADPRIVKDARHLQTVTYNEICNMAYQGAKVVHPRAVEIAMHAKVPLRVRSTYSESEGTLISAYDGATRGRDVEERPVTGIAHVSNVTQIKVLAKETAYDLQQHVFKEMANEGISVDLINISPTGVAYTVSDNVSSHAVKLLKNLGYEPIVTEHCAKVSIVGAGMAGYPGVTAKIVTALAEKGIQILQSADSHTTIWVLVKETDLVEAVNALHSAFELSKEKQLEQ; the protein is encoded by the coding sequence ATGAAAATAATTGTTCAAAAATTTGGTGGCACATCAGTACGTGATGACAATGGACGTAAGCATGCGCTTCATCATATAAAAAAATCATTAGCTGCTGGTTATAAAGTAGTTACTGTCGTATCTGCTATGGGTCGTAAAGGTGAACCATATGCAACGGATACGTTATTAAGTCTTGTAAATCAAGAGGAATCTACTATTTCTAAACGTGAGCAAGATTTATTATTATCGTGCGGAGAGTTAATCTCTGCAATTGTTTTCTCTAATATGTTGAATGAGAACGGTATAAAAGCAGCAGCATTAAATGGTGCACAAGCTGGTTTTGTAACGAATGATGACTTTACGAATGCAAAGATTATTGAAATGAATTGCGATCGTATACATGAAGAGTTAGAAAATGTAGATGTAATCGTCGTTACAGGATTCCAAGGGCAAACGAAAAAAGGTGATACGACAACACTTGGACGCGGAGGTAGCGATACTTCAGCTTCAGCATTAGGTGTTGCGCTTCATGCTGAATACATCGATATATTCACTGATGTAGAAGGTGTTATGACTGCGGATCCTCGTATTGTAAAAGATGCACGTCATCTTCAAACTGTAACGTATAACGAAATTTGTAACATGGCTTATCAAGGTGCGAAAGTCGTTCATCCACGTGCAGTTGAAATTGCGATGCATGCAAAAGTACCGCTTCGTGTACGTTCTACGTATTCTGAGAGTGAAGGTACGCTTATTTCAGCATATGACGGTGCTACAAGAGGTCGTGATGTAGAAGAACGTCCTGTTACAGGTATTGCCCACGTATCAAACGTAACGCAAATTAAAGTGCTTGCAAAAGAAACGGCATATGATTTGCAGCAACATGTGTTTAAAGAAATGGCGAACGAAGGAATCAGTGTCGATTTAATTAACATTTCACCTACTGGCGTAGCATATACGGTGAGTGATAATGTATCAAGTCATGCAGTTAAATTATTAAAGAACCTTGGATATGAGCCAATTGTGACAGAGCATTGTGCGAAAGTATCTATCGTTGGAGCTGGAATGGCAGGATACCCAGGGGTTACTGCGAAAATCGTTACAGCTTTAGCAGAAAAAGGTATTCAAATTCTGCAATCGGCAGATAGTCATACAACAATTTGGGTTCTTGTAAAAGAAACTGATTTAGTGGAGGCTGTAAATGCATTACATAGTGCGTTTGAGCTTTCAAAAGAAAAGCAACTGGAACAATAA
- the asd gene encoding aspartate-semialdehyde dehydrogenase has translation MEKQKTFHVAVVGATGAVGEQMLNTLEKREFPIGKLTLLSSKRSAGKKLVFKGEEFTVQEATPESFEGVDIALFSAGGSVSKQLAPEAAKRGAIVVDNTSAFRMTENVPLVVPEVNENDLKEHNGIIANPNCSTIQMVVALEPVRQQYGLKRVIVSTYQAVSGAGAAAIEELHEQSQAILNGEEVKANVLPVSGDKKHFPIAFNAIPQIDKFQDNGFTFEEMKMINETKKIMHMPELEVAATCVRLPVVSGHSESVYIEVEKEGVTVAELKSLLANAEGIVLQDNPEEQLYPMPATAVGKNEVFVGRIRKDLNNDKGFHLWVVSDNLLKGAAWNSVQIAERLVKLQLV, from the coding sequence ATGGAAAAGCAAAAAACTTTTCATGTCGCTGTAGTTGGAGCAACCGGCGCAGTTGGTGAACAAATGTTAAATACTTTAGAGAAACGAGAATTTCCGATTGGGAAGTTAACGTTACTTTCATCTAAACGATCTGCAGGTAAGAAACTTGTATTTAAAGGCGAAGAATTTACAGTTCAAGAGGCAACTCCTGAAAGCTTTGAAGGAGTAGATATCGCACTATTTAGTGCTGGTGGATCTGTATCGAAACAATTAGCGCCAGAAGCAGCAAAACGCGGTGCGATTGTTGTTGATAATACAAGTGCATTCCGTATGACAGAAAACGTGCCACTTGTTGTACCTGAAGTAAATGAAAATGACTTAAAAGAACATAATGGCATTATTGCAAATCCAAACTGTTCTACAATTCAAATGGTAGTAGCTCTTGAGCCAGTTCGTCAGCAATATGGTTTAAAACGAGTAATCGTTTCCACATATCAAGCTGTATCAGGTGCTGGTGCGGCAGCTATTGAAGAACTTCATGAACAATCACAAGCAATCTTAAATGGCGAAGAAGTTAAGGCAAATGTTCTTCCTGTATCAGGTGATAAGAAGCATTTCCCAATTGCTTTTAATGCGATTCCACAGATTGATAAGTTCCAAGATAATGGATTTACATTTGAAGAAATGAAAATGATTAACGAAACGAAAAAAATTATGCATATGCCTGAATTAGAAGTAGCGGCAACATGTGTACGTTTACCAGTTGTATCAGGACACTCTGAGTCTGTTTACATCGAAGTAGAAAAAGAAGGCGTAACAGTAGCAGAATTAAAGAGCTTACTTGCAAATGCGGAAGGTATTGTTCTGCAAGATAATCCAGAAGAGCAGTTATATCCAATGCCAGCTACTGCAGTAGGTAAAAACGAAGTATTCGTTGGAAGAATCCGTAAAGATTTAAATAACGATAAAGGATTCCATCTTTGGGTCGTATCTGATAACTTATTAAAAGGCGCTGCATGGAATTCTGTTCAAATTGCAGAGCGCTTAGTAAAATTACAATTAGTGTAA